Proteins from a genomic interval of Mycobacterium conspicuum:
- a CDS encoding peptidoglycan endopeptidase, giving the protein MTPVTNFGSLSMLLLASLPMITIATLLALVNQVSGTPYIAGGDSPAGTDCSGLVSWVTNAATERPVFGSRFNTGNEEAALLARGFQYGTAPNALVVGWNGHHTAATLPDGTPVSSGEGGGVRIGGGGAYQPQFTHHMFLPMPEEGPGLPPPPDAPPPPPSPAILVDAPAPAPDLPPPPAPDLPPPPAPEPIGAPGIANT; this is encoded by the coding sequence GTGACGCCAGTCACAAATTTTGGTTCGCTAAGTATGTTATTGCTAGCCTCGCTCCCCATGATTACTATTGCGACGTTGCTGGCGCTTGTTAATCAGGTTTCCGGCACGCCCTATATTGCTGGTGGAGATTCTCCTGCTGGGACCGACTGCTCGGGGTTGGTTTCATGGGTTACAAATGCGGCTACCGAGCGGCCGGTTTTCGGCAGCCGCTTCAACACCGGGAACGAAGAAGCGGCCCTACTGGCGCGGGGCTTCCAATACGGAACCGCCCCCAACGCGTTGGTCGTCGGCTGGAATGGCCACCACACGGCGGCCACCCTGCCCGACGGAACGCCGGTGTCCAGCGGTGAAGGTGGCGGCGTGCGCATCGGTGGTGGCGGCGCCTATCAGCCGCAATTCACCCACCACATGTTCCTGCCGATGCCGGAGGAGGGCCCGGGCCTCCCGCCGCCGCCCGACGCACCGCCACCGCCACCATCGCCCGCGATCCTGGTGGACGCGCCGGCTCCCGCTCCGGACCTGCCGCCGCCTCCGGCTCCAGACCTGCCGCCGCCCCCGGCTCCGGAGCCAATCGGTGCCCCCGGAATCGCGAATACATAA
- a CDS encoding adenylate/guanylate cyclase domain-containing protein, with protein MRDVGNALQIAVFVLAGVGVIEACALVVLWRLLVRSRQETEELRQRTDARARLLSSGREAVKTVWNTANIMRKEGFGAAVRSSIEDLADWAEVERPDLARVTRDGRVVIMFSDIEESTALNERIGDRAWVKLIGSHDKLVSRLVQRQSGHVVKSQGDGFMIAFARAEQAVRCGIDMQHELRKDGKRKRHEEIRVRIGIHMGRSVRRGDDLFGRNVAMAARVAAQAAGGEILVSQPVRDALRDNNEIRFDEGRDVELKGFSGSHRLFAVEDEPDPDLD; from the coding sequence ATGCGTGACGTGGGTAACGCGCTGCAAATTGCGGTCTTTGTGCTCGCCGGCGTTGGGGTGATCGAAGCATGCGCGCTGGTTGTGTTGTGGAGATTGCTGGTGCGTAGCCGCCAGGAGACCGAAGAGTTAAGGCAACGCACCGACGCCCGAGCCCGCCTGCTGTCGAGCGGGCGCGAGGCCGTCAAGACGGTGTGGAACACCGCGAACATCATGCGCAAGGAGGGGTTTGGCGCGGCCGTGCGCAGCTCGATCGAGGACCTCGCCGACTGGGCCGAGGTGGAGCGGCCCGACCTGGCCCGGGTCACCCGCGACGGCCGCGTGGTGATCATGTTCTCCGACATCGAGGAGTCCACCGCGTTGAACGAGCGGATCGGCGACCGCGCGTGGGTCAAGCTGATCGGCTCGCACGACAAGCTGGTGTCGCGACTGGTGCAGCGCCAGTCCGGGCATGTGGTGAAGAGTCAGGGCGACGGATTCATGATCGCCTTCGCCCGTGCCGAACAGGCGGTGCGGTGCGGTATCGACATGCAGCACGAACTAAGGAAAGACGGAAAACGCAAGCGGCACGAGGAAATTCGGGTGCGCATCGGCATCCACATGGGCCGCTCGGTGCGCCGCGGCGACGATCTGTTCGGGCGCAACGTCGCAATGGCGGCCCGGGTCGCCGCGCAAGCGGCCGGCGGCGAGATCCTGGTGAGCCAACCGGTGCGCGACGCCCTGCGCGACAACAACGAGATCAGATTCGACGAGGGCCGCGACGTCGAGTTGAAAGGCTTTTCCGGCAGTCACCGGTTGTTCGCGGTAGAAGACGAGCCCGATCCCGATTTGGACTGA
- a CDS encoding DUF2834 domain-containing protein — protein MYGFIAVVALVATWGANLDYTFDGFMHNFMNDLRVTPASRSYAGDLVMLALAAVILMVVEARKHGVKFVWLYILGGFAVAISVTFPLFLIARELRMNPADTARLRTTDVILIGVVAVLVAGQIVWVDMV, from the coding sequence GTGTACGGATTTATCGCCGTCGTCGCGCTCGTTGCGACGTGGGGGGCGAATCTGGACTATACGTTCGACGGGTTCATGCACAACTTCATGAACGACCTCAGGGTCACGCCGGCGAGTCGCTCGTACGCGGGTGATCTCGTAATGTTGGCGCTCGCCGCCGTGATCTTGATGGTGGTCGAGGCTCGAAAGCACGGTGTCAAGTTTGTTTGGTTGTACATCCTCGGCGGCTTCGCGGTCGCGATAAGTGTCACGTTCCCGCTGTTTCTCATCGCCCGCGAGTTACGGATGAACCCCGCCGACACAGCACGTCTGCGTACAACCGACGTGATCCTTATCGGTGTCGTCGCCGTCCTGGTCGCGGGCCAGATTGTATGGGTGGACATGGTCTAG
- a CDS encoding nitroreductase/quinone reductase family protein codes for MGDADAAAIRKVRSDWISEHLETYLTSAGTRGHIMDLTEIGGRAVTTHCLIKYVGRKSGKVYITPLIYGNVGGEIVVVASKGGADTHPGWYLNILASNTIGVQIATQAFEATWREPEGEERHQVWAYMAHLYPPYLTYQQSTSRQIPLVMLTLGRPIDVFTAEG; via the coding sequence ATGGGCGACGCCGATGCCGCAGCAATCCGCAAAGTGCGAAGCGACTGGATCAGCGAGCACCTCGAGACCTATCTGACCTCCGCCGGCACGCGGGGCCACATCATGGACCTGACCGAGATCGGCGGTCGGGCGGTGACCACGCACTGCCTGATCAAGTATGTGGGCCGCAAGTCGGGCAAGGTCTACATCACGCCGCTGATCTATGGCAACGTCGGAGGCGAGATCGTCGTCGTCGCATCCAAGGGCGGCGCCGACACGCACCCGGGTTGGTACTTGAATATCTTGGCCAGCAACACAATCGGAGTGCAGATCGCAACCCAAGCGTTCGAGGCGACGTGGCGGGAGCCCGAAGGCGAAGAGCGCCACCAGGTATGGGCGTACATGGCTCACCTGTATCCGCCGTACCTCACCTATCAGCAGTCGACCAGCCGACAAATCCCGCTGGTGATGTTGACGCTGGGCCGCCCGATCGACGTGTTCACCGCGGAAGGGTGA
- a CDS encoding guanylate cyclase: protein MLSLDQALDETRTGDLWLFRGGSGPDRAIQTLTNAPVNHVGMTVAIDDLPPLIWHAELGDKLVDLWTGANHRGVQLNDLRQAVLQWTGRYHQRCWLRQLTPDITGQQENALLRVIARMDGTAFPTTARLTGRWFRGRLPTINDWVRGIPVVDKKVREQTRRRREERKMSLSTAYCAETVAITYEEMGLLVTDKETHWFDPGKFWSGDTLPLAPGYQLGNEIAVDVE from the coding sequence ATGTTGAGCCTCGACCAAGCACTCGACGAAACCCGGACCGGCGATTTGTGGTTGTTTCGCGGCGGTTCGGGACCCGACCGTGCCATCCAGACCTTGACGAACGCGCCGGTGAACCATGTCGGGATGACGGTGGCCATCGACGACTTGCCGCCGTTGATCTGGCATGCCGAACTTGGCGACAAACTGGTCGACCTGTGGACCGGAGCCAATCACCGTGGGGTGCAGCTCAACGATCTGCGCCAAGCCGTCCTGCAGTGGACCGGGCGCTACCACCAGCGCTGCTGGCTGCGCCAGCTGACGCCGGACATCACCGGCCAGCAAGAGAACGCGCTGCTGCGGGTGATCGCGCGGATGGACGGCACGGCGTTTCCCACCACCGCGCGGTTGACCGGCCGCTGGTTTCGTGGCCGGCTGCCCACCATCAACGATTGGGTCAGGGGGATCCCGGTGGTGGACAAGAAGGTTCGTGAACAGACGCGGCGGCGCCGGGAAGAACGCAAGATGAGCCTGTCTACCGCGTACTGCGCGGAGACCGTGGCGATCACCTACGAGGAAATGGGACTGCTGGTCACGGATAAGGAAACCCACTGGTTCGACCCCGGCAAGTTTTGGAGCGGTGACACGTTGCCGCTGGCGCCGGGTTATCAGTTGGGTAACGAAATCGCGGTGGATGTCGAGTGA
- a CDS encoding Rv2253 family sensor-like surface protein — MALHRLSGLVALCAAPLAGALPLATSAAADQPSWNGQYAITFMVGPKSGTSLAAGDPEEQHTETYGFQSSCTGGKCTATIVSGPPPTNPTVPQPVVFTWDGSSWRQVSDFQWDCMLPDTTIQWNPAHAEVHYTPQPDGSLAGVMHTEIASGACKGTIDMNMTAVRV, encoded by the coding sequence ATGGCCCTGCACCGTCTGTCCGGGTTAGTCGCGTTGTGCGCCGCGCCGCTCGCCGGCGCGCTGCCGCTAGCGACGAGCGCCGCCGCCGACCAACCGTCCTGGAACGGCCAGTACGCGATCACCTTCATGGTTGGGCCAAAGTCCGGGACCAGCCTGGCGGCGGGCGACCCCGAGGAACAGCACACCGAAACCTACGGGTTCCAATCGAGCTGCACGGGCGGAAAGTGCACTGCCACAATCGTTAGCGGCCCTCCGCCGACCAACCCGACGGTCCCGCAGCCCGTGGTGTTCACCTGGGACGGCTCGTCGTGGCGGCAAGTCAGCGACTTCCAATGGGACTGCATGCTGCCCGACACCACGATCCAATGGAATCCGGCGCACGCCGAGGTGCACTACACCCCGCAACCCGACGGGTCCCTCGCCGGCGTCATGCACACCGAGATCGCGAGCGGCGCGTGCAAGGGCACGATCGACATGAACATGACGGCCGTGCGCGTGTAG
- the gnd gene encoding phosphogluconate dehydrogenase (NAD(+)-dependent, decarboxylating) → MQLGMIGLGRMGANIARRVTAGGHECVVYDHDSDAVKAMDGEERTTGVYSLEELAEKMTAPRVVWVMVPAGDITTSVIEELAKTLESGDIVIDGGNSYYRDDLKHSKLLSEKGIHLLDCGTSGGVWGRERGYCLMIGGDEDAFAHAEPLFSTIAPGVDAAPRTPGRTGEVAQAEKGYLYCGQSGAGHFVKMVHNGIEYGMMASLAEGLNILRNADIGTRIQKGDAETAPLSNPECYKYNFHIEDVAEVWRRGSVVGSWLLDLTASALHESPELSEFSGRVSDSGEGRWTAIAAIDEGVPAPVLTTALQSRFASRSLDDFANKALSAMRKQFGGHAEKPAN, encoded by the coding sequence ATGCAGTTAGGGATGATCGGCCTGGGCCGAATGGGTGCGAACATCGCCCGCCGGGTGACCGCCGGCGGGCACGAATGCGTTGTGTACGACCATGATTCGGACGCCGTCAAGGCGATGGACGGCGAAGAGCGGACGACCGGGGTCTACTCGCTGGAAGAACTGGCCGAGAAGATGACCGCCCCACGCGTGGTGTGGGTGATGGTGCCCGCGGGCGACATCACCACCTCCGTGATCGAGGAGCTGGCCAAGACACTCGAATCCGGGGACATCGTGATCGACGGTGGCAACTCCTATTACCGCGATGACTTGAAGCACTCGAAGTTGTTATCCGAGAAGGGTATTCACCTCTTGGACTGTGGCACCAGCGGCGGCGTGTGGGGCCGGGAGCGGGGCTACTGTTTGATGATCGGCGGCGACGAGGACGCCTTTGCCCACGCCGAGCCGCTGTTTTCCACCATCGCCCCCGGAGTGGACGCCGCCCCGCGTACCCCGGGCCGCACCGGCGAGGTCGCGCAGGCCGAGAAGGGCTATTTGTACTGCGGTCAGTCCGGGGCCGGGCACTTCGTCAAGATGGTGCACAACGGCATCGAATACGGGATGATGGCCTCCCTGGCCGAGGGGTTGAACATCCTGCGCAACGCCGACATCGGCACGCGAATCCAGAAGGGCGACGCCGAAACCGCGCCGCTGTCGAATCCGGAGTGCTACAAGTACAACTTCCACATCGAGGACGTCGCCGAGGTGTGGCGTCGCGGCAGCGTCGTCGGCTCCTGGTTGCTGGATCTGACCGCGTCGGCATTGCACGAGTCGCCCGAACTCAGCGAGTTCTCCGGCCGGGTCTCCGACTCCGGCGAAGGCCGGTGGACCGCCATCGCGGCGATCGACGAGGGCGTTCCCGCGCCGGTGCTCACGACGGCGCTGCAGTCCCGTTTCGCGTCGCGCAGCCTGGACGACTTCGCCAACAAGGCGCTATCGGCGATGCGCAAGCAGTTCGGCGGGCACGCGGAGAAGCCGGCGAACTAG
- a CDS encoding LLM class flavin-dependent oxidoreductase has translation MADIELSCGLPPGPDFADLAVLAESLGYARVWIFDSAPLWEDPFAHLALAASRTTRIGLATAVLIPSQRSVMAMASGIATIVRLSGNRFRACFGTGNTAHATLGQPPMPLSALFDYVGSLRRVLAGETVVLDGKPVRMLHWPGMSAPRPVQAPLWLSVLGPRGNERAHEVADGVIGPPHPKLPSATMIAGTVLDEGEDPRSTRVLRAVGPWGVAVWHTAYHYGGAAAVDALPGGAAWRASLEALGPAEERHLLAFEGHATHLSERDVSLLEHLDLNSRISNVLALKVGGPSVMRQTIGRLAAAGHQEVMYTPSGPDVARELEAFARIGN, from the coding sequence ATGGCCGATATCGAACTCTCCTGTGGGCTGCCCCCGGGGCCCGACTTCGCCGATCTGGCGGTGTTGGCCGAATCGCTGGGCTACGCGAGGGTGTGGATCTTCGATTCCGCTCCGCTGTGGGAGGACCCGTTCGCGCACCTCGCGTTGGCGGCCAGCCGGACGACGCGGATCGGGCTGGCCACCGCAGTCCTCATTCCGTCGCAACGCTCGGTAATGGCGATGGCATCGGGGATCGCGACGATCGTTCGACTGTCCGGCAACCGATTCCGCGCATGCTTCGGCACCGGCAACACGGCTCATGCAACTTTGGGTCAGCCCCCGATGCCCCTGAGCGCATTATTCGACTACGTCGGCTCGCTGCGACGCGTGCTGGCGGGAGAGACCGTTGTGCTTGATGGCAAGCCGGTGCGCATGCTGCATTGGCCAGGCATGTCGGCTCCGCGGCCGGTCCAAGCCCCGCTCTGGCTCAGTGTGCTGGGCCCACGCGGTAACGAGCGGGCGCATGAAGTGGCAGACGGGGTAATCGGACCGCCTCACCCGAAGCTGCCGTCCGCCACGATGATTGCCGGCACGGTGCTCGACGAAGGTGAGGATCCGCGCTCAACTCGCGTTCTGCGGGCGGTCGGACCATGGGGAGTGGCCGTGTGGCACACGGCTTATCACTATGGCGGCGCGGCCGCGGTCGACGCGTTGCCGGGCGGGGCTGCCTGGAGAGCCTCCCTCGAGGCGCTGGGCCCAGCAGAGGAACGTCATTTGCTCGCTTTTGAGGGCCACGCCACTCATCTCTCCGAACGTGACGTTTCACTGCTTGAGCACCTGGACCTCAACAGTCGAATCTCAAATGTGTTGGCGCTGAAGGTCGGTGGCCCCTCGGTTATGAGACAGACGATCGGCCGACTCGCAGCAGCGGGTCACCAGGAGGTTATGTACACTCCCTCGGGTCCCGACGTTGCCCGGGAGCTCGAGGCATTCGCGCGGATCGGTAATTAG
- a CDS encoding alpha/beta fold hydrolase, whose product MTSTPQTVEFSGAGGITLIADEWNRGTQTPASRPTILMLHGGGQNRFSWKNTGQILADDGFHVIALDSRGHGDSDRAPDANYDVETLTADVMRVLNAIDRPVVIIGASMGGLTGILAADRAGPAKVIKLVLVDVVPRFEKQGSARIRDFMMSGLDGFETLEQAADAVAAYLPYRKKPRSPEGLKKNLRLRDGRWYWHWDPAFMTKPGDDPELRTENFEHAARNLAVPVLLIRGRLSDVVSPEGVKHFLATVPRAEFVELSNAGHTAAGDDNDAFSDAVVQFVERS is encoded by the coding sequence ATGACGAGCACCCCCCAAACGGTCGAGTTTTCCGGTGCCGGTGGCATCACCCTGATCGCCGACGAATGGAACCGCGGCACCCAAACACCGGCCAGTCGGCCCACGATCCTGATGTTGCACGGCGGCGGCCAGAATCGCTTCTCCTGGAAGAACACCGGCCAGATACTCGCCGACGACGGCTTTCACGTCATCGCGCTGGATTCCCGCGGTCACGGGGACAGCGACCGCGCGCCGGATGCGAACTACGACGTCGAGACGCTGACCGCCGACGTCATGCGCGTGCTGAATGCGATCGACCGGCCGGTGGTGATCATCGGCGCCAGCATGGGCGGGTTGACCGGCATCCTCGCCGCTGACCGCGCCGGCCCGGCCAAGGTGATCAAATTGGTCCTCGTCGACGTGGTGCCGCGGTTCGAAAAACAGGGCAGCGCCCGCATCCGCGATTTCATGATGAGCGGGCTGGACGGTTTCGAGACGCTGGAGCAGGCGGCCGACGCCGTCGCCGCCTACTTGCCCTACCGCAAAAAGCCGCGCAGCCCGGAGGGGCTGAAGAAGAACCTGCGCCTGCGCGACGGGCGCTGGTATTGGCATTGGGATCCGGCCTTCATGACCAAGCCCGGCGACGATCCCGAGTTGCGCACCGAGAACTTTGAACACGCGGCGAGAAACCTGGCCGTCCCGGTGCTGCTGATCCGCGGTCGGCTCTCCGACGTCGTCAGCCCGGAAGGCGTCAAGCATTTCCTGGCCACCGTGCCGCGCGCCGAGTTTGTCGAGCTGTCCAACGCGGGCCACACCGCCGCCGGCGACGACAACGACGCCTTCAGCGACGCCGTGGTGCAGTTTGTCGAGCGGTCCTAA
- a CDS encoding glucose-6-phosphate dehydrogenase, translating to MADGGADSSNLFVIFGITGDLARKMTFRALYRLESRKLLDCPILGVASDDISVEDLVDRARGAINDAGEKIDDEVFGRLAERLDYIHGDVTDDQLYHQLAEMIGSDYRPLFYLEMPPALFAPIVENLAKVGLLERARVAVEKPFGHDLDSARELNTRLRAVLEEDQILRVDHFLGKQPVVELEYLRFANQALAAVWDRHSVAEIHITMAENFGVEDRGKFYDAVGALRDVVQNHLLQVLAVVAMEPPVGSSADDLNDKRAEVYRAMPALDPEHCVRGQYDGYTDVPGVAKDSQTETYIALRTEIDNWRWAGVPIFLRAGKGLPERVTEVRLFLRKVPGLSFLPQRRPAEPNQLVLRIDPDPGMRLQLSAQVGDKWRDVHLDSSFAADLGEPEAPYEVLFHAALTGDRQLFARIDSIEQTWRIVQPLLDKPCEIHDYERGSWGPEAADSLMRGHHHWHEPWMPRATQDAE from the coding sequence GTGGCTGACGGCGGTGCCGATTCGTCGAACCTGTTCGTGATCTTCGGGATCACCGGCGATCTCGCCCGCAAGATGACATTTCGGGCCTTATACCGGTTGGAGTCTCGCAAGCTGCTGGATTGCCCGATCTTGGGTGTGGCCAGCGACGACATCAGCGTCGAGGATTTGGTCGACCGGGCGCGGGGAGCGATCAACGACGCCGGGGAGAAGATCGACGACGAGGTGTTCGGCCGGCTGGCGGAGCGCCTGGATTACATCCACGGCGACGTCACCGATGATCAGCTTTATCACCAGCTGGCGGAGATGATCGGGTCGGACTATCGTCCGCTGTTCTACCTGGAAATGCCGCCTGCGTTGTTCGCGCCGATCGTCGAAAACCTCGCCAAGGTTGGGTTGCTCGAGCGTGCACGAGTCGCCGTGGAAAAGCCGTTCGGCCATGACCTGGACTCCGCGCGCGAGCTGAATACCCGGCTGCGCGCGGTGCTGGAGGAAGACCAGATCCTGCGGGTAGACCACTTCCTGGGCAAACAACCCGTCGTCGAACTGGAGTACCTGCGGTTCGCCAACCAGGCGCTGGCCGCGGTGTGGGACCGCCACAGCGTCGCCGAAATCCACATCACGATGGCCGAGAACTTCGGCGTCGAGGACCGCGGCAAGTTCTACGACGCGGTGGGCGCCCTGCGCGACGTCGTGCAGAACCATCTGCTGCAGGTGCTTGCCGTCGTCGCGATGGAGCCCCCGGTCGGCTCCAGCGCCGACGATCTCAATGACAAGCGGGCCGAGGTGTATCGCGCGATGCCGGCGCTGGATCCCGAGCACTGCGTGCGCGGTCAGTACGACGGCTACACCGACGTGCCGGGCGTGGCGAAGGATTCACAGACCGAGACGTACATCGCGCTGCGAACCGAGATCGACAACTGGCGCTGGGCCGGGGTGCCGATCTTCCTGCGGGCGGGGAAGGGTCTACCCGAGCGGGTCACCGAGGTGCGGCTGTTCCTGCGTAAAGTGCCCGGGTTGAGCTTCCTGCCGCAACGCCGGCCGGCCGAGCCCAACCAACTGGTATTGCGCATCGACCCCGACCCGGGGATGCGCCTGCAGTTGTCCGCGCAGGTGGGTGACAAGTGGCGCGACGTTCACCTCGACTCGTCATTCGCCGCGGACCTCGGCGAACCGGAGGCGCCCTACGAGGTGCTGTTCCACGCGGCATTGACCGGCGATCGCCAGCTTTTCGCCCGGATCGACAGCATCGAGCAGACCTGGCGCATCGTGCAGCCGCTGCTGGACAAGCCGTGCGAAATCCACGACTACGAGCGCGGGTCGTGGGGACCCGAGGCCGCGGATTCGTTGATGCGCGGCCACCACCATTGGCACGAGCCATGGATGCCTCGCGCCACGCAGGACGCCGAGTAA
- a CDS encoding nitroreductase family deazaflavin-dependent oxidoreductase, translated as MPLRYVDPHQKRGRLYRATVRFGRSRAGQFMARHIARHTDPYLFRLTGGRVNMGAIINAPLVSTGAKTGQRREVQLTYFHDGPDVILLASNYGGSKHPQWYYNLKAHPDCEFGGQSFTAGEVTDSDEYARLFVLAERVYAGYRDYRDQTSPVGRRIPMFRLKPR; from the coding sequence GTGCCGCTGCGCTATGTCGACCCGCACCAGAAGCGAGGCCGCCTGTATCGGGCCACTGTCCGTTTCGGGCGGTCTCGGGCCGGCCAGTTCATGGCGCGCCACATCGCACGCCACACCGATCCCTATTTGTTCCGGCTTACCGGCGGCCGGGTGAACATGGGCGCGATCATCAACGCGCCGCTCGTCTCGACCGGGGCGAAGACGGGCCAGCGGCGTGAGGTGCAACTCACCTACTTCCACGACGGCCCCGACGTGATCCTGCTGGCGTCGAACTACGGGGGAAGCAAGCACCCGCAGTGGTATTACAACCTGAAGGCGCATCCCGACTGCGAGTTCGGAGGCCAGAGCTTCACGGCCGGCGAGGTCACCGATTCGGACGAATACGCGCGGCTCTTTGTACTGGCCGAGCGGGTCTACGCCGGGTATCGCGATTACCGCGACCAGACGTCACCCGTCGGCCGGCGGATTCCGATGTTCCGACTCAAACCGCGCTAG
- a CDS encoding alpha/beta hydrolase fold domain-containing protein, with protein MPHGRLADPDCCLGTDPRSDPRMVKAFAPLGMDALAPAPRVSVDSPLEERLAFAAKTEEMSGTLFGVFSEATPIAEGVTTTTVTIAGGDGQDLTLYVSRPEADTALPCVVHLHGGGMAFLSAADSSVLRGRESLAGTGVVVVGVEFRNSAGKLGVHPYPAGLNDCAAAVRWVFANRERLGVTHLIVSGESGGGNLTLAVMHKAKREGWLHEIAGAYAQCPFISNRWLEQPEEFPSMKENDGYFVSCEQLAVFGSLYDPERAHCDDPACWPSAATDADLSGMPPHIISVNELDPLRDEGLDYYRRLVRAGVAAMGRMVAGTCHGGDLLLPGFMPEVFMASMRDVSGFARSLA; from the coding sequence ATGCCCCACGGTCGACTCGCCGATCCCGATTGTTGCCTTGGTACCGATCCACGCTCCGACCCCAGAATGGTCAAGGCCTTCGCGCCGTTGGGCATGGACGCGCTGGCGCCCGCGCCGCGTGTCAGCGTCGACTCGCCCCTTGAGGAGCGGCTGGCGTTCGCCGCCAAGACCGAAGAAATGAGTGGCACCTTGTTCGGGGTGTTCTCCGAGGCGACGCCGATCGCCGAGGGGGTGACCACCACGACGGTCACCATCGCGGGCGGCGACGGCCAAGACCTGACGCTGTATGTCAGCCGGCCCGAGGCCGACACGGCCCTGCCATGTGTCGTGCACCTGCACGGCGGCGGCATGGCCTTCCTCAGCGCCGCCGACTCCTCGGTCCTGCGCGGACGCGAAAGCCTTGCTGGCACAGGCGTTGTCGTCGTCGGCGTCGAATTCCGCAACTCGGCCGGCAAGTTGGGCGTGCATCCCTATCCGGCCGGGCTGAACGACTGCGCGGCCGCGGTTCGCTGGGTGTTCGCCAACCGTGAGCGGCTCGGCGTCACTCACCTGATCGTGTCCGGGGAATCGGGTGGCGGCAACCTCACGCTGGCGGTGATGCACAAGGCCAAGCGCGAGGGTTGGCTGCACGAGATCGCCGGCGCATACGCGCAGTGTCCCTTCATCTCCAACCGGTGGCTGGAACAGCCCGAGGAGTTCCCGTCGATGAAAGAAAACGACGGCTACTTCGTCAGTTGCGAACAGCTCGCGGTGTTCGGGTCGCTCTACGACCCCGAGCGCGCGCACTGCGACGACCCGGCCTGCTGGCCCAGTGCCGCGACGGATGCGGACTTGAGCGGCATGCCTCCGCACATCATTTCCGTCAACGAGCTTGATCCGCTGCGCGACGAAGGATTGGACTATTACCGTCGCCTGGTGCGCGCCGGGGTGGCGGCGATGGGCCGGATGGTCGCCGGCACCTGCCACGGTGGTGACCTGCTGCTGCCGGGCTTCATGCCGGAGGTGTTCATGGCCAGCATGCGCGATGTGAGCGGCTTCGCCCGATCGCTTGCCTGA
- a CDS encoding VOC family protein codes for MAEALPRMHHVAIAVSAERHDETKRFFGDLGFTFADFELPDVGLHVALDWERGIELLTPTADAAGRESAVAKFLARHGDGLYSAVLRVHDAAAAHEVARRHGSTTLFAQHREVGEFSLDEIELDVRGIPVTVLSTDLP; via the coding sequence ATGGCCGAGGCACTTCCCCGAATGCATCACGTGGCGATTGCCGTGTCAGCGGAGCGGCACGACGAGACGAAGCGGTTCTTCGGCGATCTGGGTTTCACGTTCGCCGACTTCGAATTGCCCGACGTGGGCCTGCATGTGGCCCTGGACTGGGAGCGCGGCATCGAGTTGCTGACCCCCACCGCCGACGCCGCCGGCCGGGAAAGCGCGGTCGCGAAGTTTCTCGCCCGCCACGGGGACGGCCTGTACTCGGCGGTGCTGCGGGTGCACGACGCCGCGGCCGCCCATGAGGTGGCCCGCCGGCACGGGTCGACCACGTTGTTTGCCCAGCACCGCGAGGTCGGCGAGTTTTCGCTCGACGAGATCGAGCTCGACGTGCGAGGCATCCCCGTCACGGTGCTCTCGACGGACCTGCCATGA
- a CDS encoding carboxymuconolactone decarboxylase family protein, which yields MSDNRSEGLEVLRQLLPGLPDTISSLRDGGVADELIELSLEHVFGALWTRPGLDRRSRSLVTLGALIALRASDELKLHFQIALNNGLTLEEIEEVIYHLTGYAGYPAAVSARKVANEVLKR from the coding sequence ATGAGTGACAACCGATCTGAGGGGCTGGAAGTGCTCAGGCAGCTGCTGCCCGGCCTGCCGGACACGATCAGCAGCCTGCGCGACGGCGGAGTCGCCGACGAACTCATCGAGCTGAGCCTTGAGCACGTTTTCGGCGCGTTGTGGACGCGTCCCGGCCTGGATCGCCGGTCCCGCAGCCTGGTAACCCTCGGCGCGCTCATCGCGCTGCGCGCCAGCGACGAATTGAAGCTCCACTTCCAGATCGCGCTGAACAATGGGCTGACCCTCGAGGAGATCGAAGAGGTGATCTACCACCTGACCGGCTACGCCGGCTATCCGGCGGCCGTCAGCGCGCGCAAGGTGGCGAACGAGGTGCTCAAGCGCTGA